The Lactuca sativa cultivar Salinas chromosome 2, Lsat_Salinas_v11, whole genome shotgun sequence genome includes a window with the following:
- the LOC111879926 gene encoding uncharacterized protein LOC111879926: protein MEVATEIMKQVVQILMVPVKKHLGYMISCTKYTRDMAIKMAELNAARLGIEERTNQNTSNRLEVPTQVSGWLEEVGKINGKVESIPSAVDSCFDLKIRHKVGKKAVNIIEEIDSVMRRHSMITWTDHPIPLGRVDSMNASTTTSSNNYNNFQSREVTFTKALKALGVNQKSHMIALCGMGGVGKTTMMQRLKKVVHEKKMFNFIVEAVIGEKTDPVAIQDAIADYLGVELNEKSKQARADKLRQGFKDKSDGGKNKFFVILDDVWQSVDLEDIGLSPFPNQGVDFKVLLTSRDRHVCTVMGVEAKLILNVGLLIEAEAQSLFHQFVVTSEPELHKIGEDIVKKCFGLPIAIKTMACTLRHKRKDAWKDALSRLEHHDIQSVVPKVFETSYNNLKDKETKSVFLMCGLFPEDLDIPIEELMRYGWGLRLFDRVNTITQARNRLNTCIERLVHTNLLIESVDGVHVKMHDLVRAFVLGMFSEVEHASIVNHGNMPEWTENDMTDSCKQISLTCKSMLEFPGDLKFPNLKILKLMHGGKSLRYPQDFYQGMEKLEVISYDEMKYPLLPSLPQCSTILRVLHLHECSLRMFDCSSIGNLFNMEVLSFANSSIELLPSVIGNLKKLRLLDLTNCYGVRIEKDVLKNLVKLEELYIRNGSTRFTEDNYKEMAERSNNLSTLEVEFFNNKAQVKNMSFENLERFKISVGGFLDRDIGKSSLSYENTLHLVSNKGEVINSKLNQLFVKTELLFLSVDGMNDLEDVEVKSTHPPQSSSFCYLRVLFISECVELRYLFKLHVANTLSNLEHLKVYDCDNMEELVHNGTEGSGKDTITFPKLKFLSLCGLPKLLGLCLNVNIIELPELLELKLDSMPSFTSIYPKNKLETSSLLKEEVVIPKLERLQIDYMENIKEIWPCEHSRGAEVKLREIEVRNCDKLVNLFPYNPMSLLHHLEELEVNNCDSIESLFNIDLDSAGEIGEEKNSSNLRSIKVWNLGKLREVWSIKGKDNSRPLIGGFEAVESIEIVECEMFRNVFTPITTNFDLGALLNMDIRNCGENKGNDSEESREEEESIEEEESSEEEESIEEEEQSDILLEEETLQKVTDSIANVVFPSSLVHSFHNLHQLALKRYEGVEVVFEIKSPTSRELVTTHHKQHPILPNLKNLNLSDMDNMSHVWKCNRNFFFTLPKQQSESPFHNLTNIYVEDCKTIKYLFSPLMAELLSNLKEVKIEQCDGIEEVVSNRDDGDEEKTTFTSTSVHTSPILFPQLDSLTLKQLKNLKRIGGGGAKDESNEMSFNNTTTTTAFVNQHMFSEADSVSWRLSQYSREIIIKYCHALSNVIPCNAAGQMQKLQVLKIKNCNGMKEVFVSQEMNSNNKSGGEEGKGGTLGIPRLNKVIMLPNLKILKIVGCPFLKHIFTFSALESLGQLEELTIKDCVAMQVIVKKEEDVSSKEVVVFPRLKSIALEDLPKLQMLNIHSRNMKILELKYCESLEHIFTFSAHGSLRQLEELTISGCGSMKVILKEEEDQSSSSSSLKDVVDFPQLKSIEIQNLPELEGFFLGMNEFRLPSLDNVKIDNCPKMMVFAPGGSTTPELKYIVYTHKIRQTFS, encoded by the exons ATGGAGGTCGCTACTGAAATTATGAAACAAGTTGTTCAAATTCTCATGGTTCCAGTAAAGAAACACCTAGGCTACATGATATCTTGCACAAAATACACAAGGGACATGGCTATCAAAATGGCAGAGTTGAATGCTGCAAGACTCGGAATTGAGGAACGTACGAATCAAAACACAAGTAATCGTCTTGAGGTTCCAACACAAGTTAGTGGTTGGCTGGAAGAAGTAGGAAAGATCAACGGAAAAGTGGAAAGCATTCCTAGTGCCGTCGACAGTTGTTTTGATCTAAAAATTAGGCACAAGGTTGGAAAGAAAGCCGTCAATATAATTGAGGAGATCGACAGTGTCATGAGACGACACTCTATGATCACTTGGACTGATCATCCCATTCCTCTCGGAAGAGTTGATTCCATGAACGCATCCACCACTACATCATCAAATAATTACAATAACTTCCAGTCAAGAGAGGTTACTTTTACAAAAGCACTCAAAGCACTCGGAGTGAACCAAAAATCCCACATGATAGCCTTATGTGGGATGGGTGGAGTGGGGAAGACCACAATGATGCAAAGGCTGAAAAAGGTTGTGCATGAAAAGAAAATGTTTAACTTTATTGTTGAAGCAGTTATAGGGGAAAAGACAGACCCCGTTGCCATTCAGGATGCTATAGCAGATTACCTAGGTGTAGAGCTCAATGAAAAATCTAAGCAAGCAAGAGCTGATAAGCTCCGTCAAGGATTCAAGGACAAATCAGATGGAGGCAAAAATAAGTTCTTTGTAATACTTGACGATGTTTGGCAGTCTGTTGATCTGGAAGATATTGGTTTAAGTCCTTTTCCAAATCAAGGCGTCGACTTCAAGGTCTTGTTGACATCACGAGACAGACATGTTTGCACAGTGATGGGGGTTGAagccaaattaattctaaacgtGGGACTTCTAATTGAAGCTGAAGCACAAAGTTTGTTCCACCAATTTGTTGTCACTTCTGAGCCCGAGCTCCATAAGATAGGAGAAGATATTGTAAAGAAGTGTTTCGGTCTGCCAATTGCCATCAAAACCATGGCATGTACTCTACGACATAAAAGAAAGGATGCATGGAAGGATGCACTTTCACGTTTAGAGCACCATGACATTCAAAGTGTTGTGCCTAAAGTATTTGAAACGAGCTACAACAATCTCAAAGACAAGGAGACTAAATCCGTATTTTTGATGTGTGGTTTGTTTCCTGAAGACTTGGATATACCTATCGAGGAGTTGATGAGGTATGGATGGGGCTTAAGATTATTTGATAGAGTTAATACTATTACACAAGCAAGAAACAGGCTCAACACCTGCATTGAGCGACTGGTGCACACAAATTTGTTAATTGAAAGTGTTGATGGTGTGCATGTCAAGATGCATGATCTGGTTCGTGCTTTTGTTTTGGGAATGTTTTCTGAAGTGGAGCATGCTTCAATTGTCAACCATGGTAATATGCCCGAGTGGACTGAAAATGATATGACTGACTCTTGCAAACAAATTTCATTAACATGCAAGAGTATGTTGGAGTTTCCTGGAGACCTCAAGTTTCCAAACCTAAAGATTTTGAAACTTATGCATGGAGGTAAGTCACTAAGGTATCCTCAAGacttttatcaaggaatggaaaAGCTGGAGGTTATATCATACGATGAAATGAAGTATCCATTGCTTCCCTCGTTGCCTCAATGTTCCACCATCCTTCGAGTGCTTCATCTCCATGAATGTTCATTAAGGATGTTTGATTGCTCTTCAATCGGTAATCTTTTCAACATGGAAGTGCTCAGCTTTGCTAATTCTAGCATTGAATTGTTACCTTCCGTAATTGGAAATTTGAAGAAGTTGCGGCTGCTAGATTTGACAAACTGTTATGGTGTTCGTATAGAAAAGGATGTCTTGAAAaatttggtgaaacttgaagagcTTTATATTAGGAATGGGTCTACCAGGTTTACAGAGGATAACTACAAAGAGATGGCAGAGCGTTCAAACAACCTTTCTACGTTAGAAGTTGAGTTCTTTAATAACAAGGCTCAAGTGAAGAATATGTCATTTGAGAATCTTGAACGATTCAAGATCTCAGTGGGAGGGTTTTTAGATCGAGACATCGGTAAGAGTAGCCTCTCATATGAAAACACGTTGCATTTGGTAAGCAACAAAGGTGAAGTAATCAACTCTAAACTTAATCAGTTGTTTGTGAAAACGGAGTTGCTTTTTTTGAGTGTGGATGGTATGAATGATCTTGAAGATGTTGAGGTAAAGTCGACACATCCTCCTCAATCCTCTTCATTCTGCTATTTAAGAGTCCTTTTCATTTCAGAGTGTGTAGAGTTGAGATACCTTTTCAAACTCCATGTGGCAAACACTTTGTCAAATCTTGAGCATCTGAAAGTTTATGATTGCGATAATATGGAAGAACTCGTACATAATGGGACTGAGGGTAGTGGAAAAGATACAATTACGTTTCCCAAGCTGAAGTTTTTGTCTTTGTGTGGACTACCAAAGCTATTGGGTTTATGTCTTAATGTCAACATAATTGAGCTACCAGAACTTTTGGAGTTGAAACTCGACAGCATGCCGAGTTTCACTAGCATTTATCCAAAGAACAAGTTGGAAACATCTAGTTTGCTGAAAGAAGAg GTTGTGATTCCTAAGTTGGAGAGGCTCCAAATTGATTACATGGAGAATATAAAGGAAATATGGCCTTGTGAACATAGTAGAGGTGCGGAAGTTAAGTTGAGAGAGATTGAGGTGAGAAATTGTGATAAGCTTGTGAATCTATTTCCATACAATCCCATGTCTCTATTGCATCATCTTGAAGAGCTTGAAGTCAATAATTGTGATTCCATTGAATCGTTATTCAACATCGACTTGGACAGTGCCGGTGAAATTGGAGAAGAAAAGAACAGCAGCAACTTAAGAAGCATCAAAGTGTGGAATTTAGGGAAGCTAAGAGAGGTATGGAGTATAAAAGGCAAAGACAACTCTCGTCCTCTCATTGGTGGCTTTGAAGCTGTTGAAAGCATAGAAATTGTAGAATGTGAGATGTTTAGAAATGTATTCACACCTATCACAACCAATTTTGATCTCGGTGCACTTTTAAATATGGATATAAGGAATTGCGGAGAAAACAAGGGAAATGATTCGGAAGAAAGTAGAGAAGAGGAAGAGAGTATAGAAGAGGAGGAGAGTAGCGAAGAGGAAGAGAGTATAGAAGAGGAAGAGCAG AGTGATATTCTGTTAGAGGAAGAAACATTACAAAAAGTCACTGATAGCATTGCTAATGTTGTATTTCCATCCTCTCTCGTACACTCTTTTCATAACCTCCATCAACTTGCATTGAAGAGGTATGAAGGAGTGGAGGTGGTGTTTGAAATAAAGAGTCCAACAAGTAGAGAATTGGTAACAACTCACCATAAGCAACACCCTATACTTCCCAACCTCAAGAATTTGAATCTAAGTGATATGGACAACATGAGTCATGTGTGGAAGTGCAACCGAAATTTTTTTTTCACTCTTCCAAAACAACAATCAGAATCACCATTCCACAACCTCACAAACATATACGTTGAGGACTGCAAAACCATTAAGTACTTGTTTTCACCTCTTATGGCAGAACTTCTTTCCAACCTAAAGGAAGTCAAGATAGAACAGTGTGATGGTATTGAAGAAGTTGTTTCAAATAGAGATGATGGGGATGAAGAAAAGACTACATTTACATCTACATCTGTCCACACAAGCCCTATCTTGTTCCCCCAGCTTGATTCTCTCACTCTAAAACAACTGAAGAATCTAAAACGAATTGGTGGAGGTGGTGCCAAAGATGAGAGCAATGAAATGTCTTTCAACAATACCACTACAACTACCGCTTTTGTTAATCAACATATG TTTTCTGAAGCAGATAGTGTTTCTTGGAGATTATCCCAATACTCTAGAGAGATAATAATAAAATACTGCCATGCATTGTCAAATGTGATTCCATGTAATGCAGCAGGACAAATGCAAAAGCTTCAAGTATTGAAAATAAAGAATTGCAATGGGATGAAGGAGGTATTTGTTAGTCAAGAGATGAACAGCAACAACAAGAGTGGTGGTGAAGAGGGTAAAGGTGGTACACTGGGAATTCCAAGACTAAATAAGGTTATTATGCTTCCTAATCTGAAGATATTAAAAATCGTAGGTTGTCCCTTTTTGAAACATATATTCACATTCTCTGCACTTGAAAGCCTGGGACAGCTTGAAGAGTTAACAATAAAGGATTGTGTAGCAATGCAAGTAATTGTGAAGAAAGAAGAAGATGTATCATCGAAGGAGGTTGTGGTGTTTCCTCGTCTAAAGTCTATTGCACTGGAAGATCTACCAAAGCTTCAAATGCTTAATATACACTCTCGCAATATGAAGATATTGGAACTTAAATATTGTGAGAGTTTGGAACATATCTTCACATTCTCTGCACATGGAAGCCTGAGACAGCTCGAAGAGTTAACGATATCTGGTTGTGGGTCAATGAAAGtgattttgaaggaagaagaagatcaatcatcatcatcatcatcattgaaGGATGTTGTGGATTTTCCTCAACTAAAGTCGATTGAAATACAAAATCTACCAGAGCTGGAGGGTTTCTTCTTGGGGATGAATGAGTTCCGGTTGCCTTCATTGGATAATGTTAAGATCGATAATTGCCCCAAAATGATGGTGTTTGCACCTGGTGGGTCCACAACTCCCGAACTCAAGTATATAGTATATACACACAAAATTAGGCAAACATTCTCTTGA
- the LOC111879924 gene encoding putative disease resistance protein At3g14460 codes for MTFSVLNLQSPFPNSSGMPWSFHNLIELEVKWNFVKKIIPSSELLQLQKLEKIHVKHCDWAIEVVEALEEAGRNRNSISGHGFDEPSQTTTIVRLSNLTQVKLDNLGSLRNIWKSNQWTTFEFPNLTTLYIYKCDRLRHVFSGSMVGSLLQLQELHITDCDLLVDVIVKDASGVVEEESDGKSNEILVLPHLKSLSLYYLRCFQGFSLGKEDFSFPLLDTLVIKECPTIRTFTKGNLATPKLKEIETRFGSFYAGEDINSFIKIKQKEFSDNWDYD; via the exons ATGACGTTTTCTGTATTGAACTTGCAGAGCCCATTTCCCAACTCATCAGGGATGCCCTGGTCTTTTCATAACTTGATCGAATTAGAAGTGAAATGGAATTTTGTTAAAAAGATTATTCCGTCCAGTGAGTTGCTGCAACTGCAAAAGCTTGAAAAGATTCATGTCAAGCACTGTGATTGGGCAATTGAGGTAGTTGAGGCATTGGAAGAAGCAGGGAGAAATAGAAATAGTATTAGTGGACATGGTTTTGATGAACCATCACAAACTACTACTATTGTCAGACTGTCAAACTTAACACAAGTGAAGTTAGATAATCTAGGTAGTCTGAGGAATATATGGAAGAGCAATCAGTGGACAACATTTGAGTTTCCAAACCTAACaacactttatatatataaatgtgaTAGATTACGACATGTTTTTAGTGGTTCCATGGTTGGTAGTCTATTGCAACTCCAAGAGCTACATATAACCGACTGTGACCTTTTGGTGGATGTAATTGTGAAAGATGCAAGTGGTGTTGTAGAAGAGGAATCTGATGGCAAGTCGAATGAGATACTTGTGTTACCTCATCTAAAgtccttatctctttattatcTTCGATGTTTTCAGGGGTTTAGCTTGGGGAAGGAGGATTTTTCATTCCCATTATTGGATACATTGGTAATCAAGGAATGTCCAACAATACGGACTTTCACCAAGGGAAATTTAGCTACTCCAAAGCTAAAAGAAATAGAAACAAGATTTGGCTCGTTTTATGCAGGGGAAGACATCAACTCCTTTATAAAGATCAAACAAAAG GAATTCTCAGACAACTGGGACTATGATTAA